One window from the genome of Fulvivirga lutea encodes:
- a CDS encoding carboxypeptidase-like regulatory domain-containing protein, giving the protein MRIILFIFFAFTLSTSAFTQNKIHGRVLDKETGEAIKNVNIVIAGTTNGTITNSNGEFHLDLKENKAQLVLSHLTYQKLNIVLNSKKKVQNIELNKATYQMEVIDIGLSSYSGPSEFKTQKEDTFNKNLNDKIDSYTSKEINIIEDFAEFPEGLENLKAFFGINFRYPKSIITQSAAGVIYIVIKIDENGLVKQDQIIVNGDGDKNEIKNEVERLLSIMPRWYPAFQRGVAVPIKVLIPLKYSVI; this is encoded by the coding sequence ATGAGGATAATTCTATTTATATTTTTTGCCTTTACACTTTCAACAAGTGCTTTCACACAAAATAAAATTCATGGGAGAGTTTTAGACAAAGAAACAGGTGAAGCAATTAAAAACGTGAATATCGTTATAGCTGGAACGACAAACGGAACAATCACAAACTCTAATGGAGAATTCCACTTGGATTTAAAAGAGAATAAAGCACAATTAGTTCTTTCTCATCTTACCTACCAAAAGTTAAATATTGTACTTAATTCAAAAAAGAAAGTACAAAATATTGAATTAAATAAAGCCACGTACCAGATGGAAGTAATAGACATAGGATTATCTAGTTATTCTGGCCCTAGTGAATTCAAAACCCAAAAGGAAGATACCTTCAACAAAAATCTCAACGACAAAATTGATAGCTACACTAGTAAAGAAATTAATATAATTGAGGATTTCGCAGAGTTTCCAGAGGGTTTGGAAAACCTAAAAGCATTCTTTGGTATCAATTTTAGATATCCTAAATCAATTATTACTCAATCCGCAGCTGGTGTGATTTACATAGTGATTAAAATTGATGAAAATGGTCTTGTAAAACAAGATCAAATAATAGTTAATGGGGATGGGGATAAGAATGAGATCAAAAATGAAGTTGAGCGCCTCCTGTCAATTATGCCTAGATGGTACCCTGCTTTCCAAAGGGGTGTTGCAGTACCCATTAAAGTCCTTATTCCTTTAAAATATTCAGTAATTTAG
- the floA gene encoding flotillin-like protein FloA (flotillin-like protein involved in membrane lipid rafts), whose product MATTFLIYIVIAAVGLWLFFYIFPINLWITALFSGVSVNLFDLVFMRFRKVPPGLIVNSMITATKAGLTGVTTNLLETHFLAHGNLTAVIKALIVADKAQLNLSFKQATAIDLAGRDVLNAVQVSVTPYVVIVPSITGVSIDGIQLIAEARVTVRTNLQRLVGGAGEETIKARVGQGIISCIGTTKSYLEVLENPESISKAVLANGLDAGTAYEILSIDIADINIGHNIGAGLQIDQAIADLKIAKAKAEEKRAMAVALEQEWIAKVQEAKALVIEAEALVPQAMSQAFRNGTLFAPPKPLTPSKKK is encoded by the coding sequence ATGGCCACTACTTTTCTTATTTATATTGTCATTGCGGCCGTTGGATTATGGCTTTTCTTCTATATTTTCCCTATCAATCTGTGGATAACAGCCCTTTTCTCCGGAGTAAGCGTAAATCTCTTTGATCTGGTATTTATGAGGTTCAGAAAAGTGCCTCCAGGGTTGATTGTTAACTCTATGATTACAGCTACAAAAGCTGGTTTAACCGGGGTCACTACTAATTTATTGGAAACCCATTTTCTTGCTCATGGTAATTTAACTGCAGTAATAAAAGCTCTCATAGTGGCGGATAAAGCCCAATTGAATCTTTCCTTTAAACAAGCTACTGCTATTGATTTGGCAGGTAGAGATGTGCTTAATGCAGTGCAGGTTTCTGTAACGCCATATGTGGTTATTGTGCCTTCAATTACAGGTGTATCAATTGATGGAATTCAATTAATTGCTGAAGCAAGAGTAACTGTGAGAACGAATTTACAGAGGTTAGTAGGAGGTGCAGGCGAAGAAACGATTAAAGCCAGAGTAGGGCAAGGTATTATTTCTTGTATAGGTACTACCAAAAGCTATTTAGAAGTATTGGAAAATCCTGAAAGTATTTCAAAAGCAGTTTTAGCGAATGGTTTGGATGCTGGTACAGCTTATGAAATATTGTCAATTGATATAGCTGATATTAATATTGGTCATAACATTGGTGCGGGCTTACAAATAGATCAGGCAATAGCCGACTTGAAAATTGCCAAGGCTAAAGCAGAAGAAAAAAGAGCAATGGCTGTGGCACTTGAGCAAGAGTGGATTGCCAAAGTACAGGAAGCAAAAGCACTCGTAATTGAAGCAGAGGCGTTGGTGCCTCAAGCAATGTCTCAAGCATTTAGAAATGGGACTCTATTTGCTCCACCAAAGCCTCTTACTCCGAGTAAGAAGAAGTAA
- the ade gene encoding adenine deaminase, which produces MKIIKGKVVDIINKTIFNGELAVEDGFITHIQKVDEEFSQFIIPGFVDAHVHVESSMLIPSEFARLAVCHGTVGTISDPHEIGNVLGKDGVRFMIDNGAKTPFKFYFGAPSCVPATTFETAGAEITASDIEEIFSWPNVNYLAEMMNYPGVLHTDSTVMDKIAIAKKHNKLIDGHAPGLRGEDAKKYISAGISTDHECFTKEEALDKLQHGMKIIIREGSAAKNFEALWELIDEYPEMVMLCSDDKHPNDLVVGHINKLAARAIAKGCDLFNVLRAASYNPVNHYKMDIGLLQTGNKADFCIVDNLKDFNVLSTYIDGVEVAKNGTSEFSSIKEENLNNFHCSPISEVQIQLKDESNCVKVIVVDDGQLITKAATSELKSINRNLQPDITNDILKIVVVNRYNGAPPAVSFIKNVGLKKGAIASCVAHDSHNIVAVGTNDTDICKAVNLIIEAKGGISLADGENSKILELPMAGIMSAKDGYEVTKHYEEIDKAAKGLGTSLTSPFMTLSFCALLVIPELKLSDKGLFDANTFSLTSSYSE; this is translated from the coding sequence ATGAAGATAATCAAAGGAAAGGTTGTAGACATTATTAATAAAACCATTTTCAATGGCGAGTTGGCCGTAGAAGATGGTTTTATCACTCACATCCAAAAAGTTGACGAAGAATTTTCTCAGTTTATCATTCCAGGCTTTGTAGACGCTCATGTACACGTTGAAAGTTCCATGCTCATCCCTTCAGAATTTGCTAGGTTGGCCGTTTGCCATGGAACAGTTGGCACCATCTCCGACCCACATGAAATTGGCAATGTCCTCGGTAAGGATGGTGTTAGATTCATGATTGATAATGGAGCTAAAACACCATTTAAATTTTACTTCGGTGCACCCTCTTGTGTTCCGGCAACAACCTTTGAAACAGCCGGAGCTGAAATTACTGCGAGTGATATTGAGGAGATTTTCTCATGGCCAAACGTGAACTATTTGGCAGAAATGATGAATTATCCAGGCGTTCTACATACCGATTCTACGGTAATGGATAAAATAGCCATCGCTAAAAAGCACAATAAACTGATTGATGGGCATGCCCCAGGGCTTAGAGGTGAAGATGCTAAAAAGTATATCTCGGCAGGTATTTCAACCGATCATGAGTGTTTTACAAAAGAAGAAGCTCTGGACAAACTCCAACATGGGATGAAAATTATCATTCGTGAAGGAAGTGCGGCTAAAAATTTTGAAGCTTTATGGGAATTGATTGATGAATACCCTGAAATGGTCATGCTTTGCTCTGACGACAAGCACCCAAACGATTTGGTAGTTGGTCACATTAATAAACTAGCAGCTAGGGCTATTGCCAAGGGTTGTGATTTGTTTAATGTCTTAAGGGCAGCATCCTACAATCCAGTTAACCATTATAAAATGGATATTGGCCTGCTCCAAACTGGTAACAAAGCTGACTTTTGTATAGTTGATAATCTCAAAGACTTCAATGTTTTGTCGACATACATTGATGGAGTTGAAGTTGCCAAAAATGGCACGTCCGAGTTTTCTTCTATAAAGGAGGAAAACCTAAATAATTTTCATTGTTCGCCTATTTCAGAAGTTCAAATTCAATTAAAAGACGAATCAAATTGTGTAAAGGTAATTGTGGTAGATGACGGACAACTCATTACAAAGGCCGCCACTTCAGAATTGAAATCGATAAATCGAAATCTTCAACCTGACATCACCAATGACATACTTAAAATTGTGGTGGTAAATAGATATAATGGCGCTCCACCAGCAGTAAGTTTTATTAAAAATGTCGGATTAAAAAAAGGTGCCATAGCTTCCTGTGTCGCACATGACAGTCATAACATTGTAGCCGTAGGAACCAATGACACAGACATTTGCAAAGCAGTTAATTTGATAATTGAAGCTAAAGGTGGAATTTCTTTAGCCGATGGAGAGAATAGCAAAATTCTTGAACTCCCCATGGCCGGCATTATGTCCGCAAAAGATGGTTACGAAGTAACCAAACACTATGAGGAAATTGACAAAGCTGCTAAAGGGCTAGGCACGAGTCTAACCTCACCTTTTATGACATTGTCATTCTGCGCTCTGTTAGTTATTCCTGAGCTTAAATTAAGTGATAAAGGGTTATTTGACGCTAATACCTTTAGCCTTACTTCTTCTTACTCGGAGTAA
- a CDS encoding LytR/AlgR family response regulator transcription factor, with amino-acid sequence MQAVIIEDEKPAAEKLERYLQRLPEPVSVINILQKVSDSVEWLKGNQDSIDIIFMDIQLLDGKSFEIFNQLKVYKPVIFTTAFDEYALEAFKVNSIDYLLKPITYQDLESSINKLKNLKANLPGSQSHVNLNEVLAQLQQKTFKTRFMVKLGEHIRSVATKDVALFYAEGRDVYLVTNENRKFIIDYKLEELDDMLDPKDFYRANRSFILNIEAITDVVVFSNSRLKVFTKIDLDREVIVSREKVNSFKEWFNDQ; translated from the coding sequence ATGCAGGCAGTAATTATAGAAGACGAAAAACCAGCAGCTGAAAAGCTTGAGCGCTACCTTCAAAGGTTACCTGAACCTGTTTCGGTCATTAATATTCTTCAAAAAGTATCGGATAGTGTAGAGTGGTTAAAAGGCAATCAGGATAGTATTGACATAATATTCATGGATATTCAGCTTTTAGATGGAAAAAGCTTCGAAATATTTAATCAACTAAAAGTATACAAACCCGTAATATTCACCACTGCTTTTGATGAATACGCATTAGAGGCTTTTAAAGTAAATAGTATTGATTATCTCTTAAAACCAATTACCTATCAGGACCTGGAGAGTTCCATTAATAAACTAAAAAACTTAAAGGCAAATTTACCAGGCAGCCAATCTCATGTTAATTTGAATGAAGTTCTTGCTCAACTCCAACAGAAAACATTCAAGACAAGGTTTATGGTTAAGCTGGGTGAACATATTCGGTCTGTGGCCACCAAAGATGTAGCTCTGTTCTATGCTGAAGGTAGAGATGTTTATTTGGTTACTAACGAGAACAGGAAGTTTATCATAGACTATAAACTAGAAGAACTGGATGATATGTTAGACCCGAAAGATTTTTATCGGGCCAATCGCTCTTTCATTTTAAATATTGAGGCCATCACCGATGTTGTTGTTTTCTCCAACAGCAGGCTAAAAGTATTTACTAAAATAGATTTAGATAGAGAAGTTATTGTCAGTCGTGAGAAAGTAAATAGCTTCAAAGAATGGTTTAATGATCAATAG
- a CDS encoding histidine kinase yields the protein MKKLIIYNGFFRLLIPPLTGIVIYLLILLLNNEVSNLSDIFIGQEVYVCIGMAYLVLEALRLFSFTFEKFINNILLFIITSTLIGVAITTISVSAYFNYVLEFSIADNQLLIFNTTFGFFSLLYNLLFVSQIYLHKQNKNRLLEERLLTETLESEFNQFKNEVNPDLLYDSLETLITLAHKNVEETEDYIDQLSLVYRYILSHRKVEFVTIEADLKAANSIVYLLQSKHQNAISITEELDENIKETLIIPGTLPNLIENIIRSTIISSDSPLAIKILFDREEKYLVVEHKTNERLNQSQSNFKRSLEESYTIYSDKPVIEIIAYGINYFKIPLLEVEINVSSEKETIEE from the coding sequence ATGAAGAAGTTGATAATCTATAACGGTTTCTTCCGGCTGCTAATACCGCCATTAACTGGTATAGTTATTTACTTATTAATTCTATTGTTGAATAATGAGGTTAGCAACCTCAGTGACATATTCATTGGACAAGAAGTGTACGTATGTATCGGCATGGCCTACCTGGTTCTTGAAGCATTGAGACTATTCTCTTTCACTTTTGAAAAATTTATTAATAATATTCTTCTTTTCATTATTACCAGCACACTCATAGGAGTGGCTATAACTACTATTAGCGTTTCTGCTTATTTCAATTATGTGCTGGAATTTAGCATTGCGGATAATCAGCTTCTCATATTCAACACTACGTTTGGTTTCTTCAGTCTGCTTTATAATCTACTTTTTGTGAGTCAAATTTATTTGCATAAGCAGAATAAAAACCGACTGTTAGAAGAGAGGTTATTGACAGAAACATTGGAAAGTGAATTCAATCAATTTAAGAATGAAGTAAATCCGGATCTTTTATATGATAGCCTAGAAACATTGATAACACTTGCTCACAAAAATGTTGAAGAAACGGAGGACTATATCGATCAATTATCTCTTGTTTACCGCTATATTTTGAGCCATAGAAAAGTGGAATTTGTAACCATTGAAGCAGACCTGAAAGCGGCAAATTCTATCGTTTATCTGCTTCAAAGCAAACATCAAAATGCCATTTCAATTACTGAGGAATTAGACGAAAATATCAAAGAGACGTTGATTATTCCGGGTACTTTGCCCAACCTAATCGAAAATATTATCCGAAGCACCATTATTTCCAGCGATTCACCTCTGGCAATCAAAATTTTATTTGACAGAGAAGAAAAATACCTTGTTGTTGAACATAAAACCAATGAGCGGCTGAATCAATCTCAATCAAATTTTAAGCGAAGCCTGGAAGAATCTTATACCATATACAGCGATAAGCCCGTGATAGAGATTATCGCTTATGGCATAAATTATTTTAAAATACCTTTGTTAGAAGTAGAAATTAACGTCTCTTCAGAAAAAGAGACCATTGAGGAATAA